DNA from Amycolatopsis sp. DSM 110486:
CTGGAGCACCCGCTCTGACCTGGGTTATCGTGGTGGCGTGTGCACTCGTCGGCAGGAGCTCGTGACGCCGATCTACGGCGACCACTCCTACCGGTGTGACTTCTACGGCTGACGACGTCTTCCGTCCCCGTTGGAACGTCACCACAACCGAAGAGGAACACAGTCATGCCCGAAACCCATCCCGCCACGGCCTGGGCTCTCAAGCACATGCCTCTCACCGCGCAGGCGGTCGCCGAACTGACCCCGGTGCTCGCCGGGAAGCGGCTGGCGATGTGCCTGCACGTCGAGCCGAAGACAGCCGCACTCGTCACGCTGCTCGTGCGCGCCGGTGTCGACGTGCGGCTCACCGGCTCGCCCGGCACCACCCACGACGACGTCGCCGACGCGCTCGGCGAGCTGGGCGTCGCCGTGTTCACCCGCCGCGGCGACGGCGAGGCCGAGCACGTCCGCAACATCGAGCGCGTGCTCGAGGTCGAGCCCGACCTCACACTGGACAACGGCGGTGACCTCACCGTTTCGCTTCTCGGCTCCGGCACGCCGGCGGGTTACCTCGGCGGCACCGAGGAGACCACGACCGGCGGAATCCGGCTGCGCGAAACAAAAGCACGGCTCGGCAAGCCCGTGGTCGTGATCAACGACTCGCGGCTGAAGCTCCTGGTGGAGAACGAGTTCGGCGTCGGGCAGAGCGTGGTGCAGGGCTTCCTCAACGCCACCAACCTCATGGTGCCGGGGACGCGGGCCGCGGTGCTCGGGTACGGCCCGTGTGGCAAGGGCGTCGCCGACACGTTGAGCCGGCTCGGCGCACGCGTTTCGGTCTGCGACACCGACCCGATGCGGGCGCTGGAGGCGATCCTCAACGGCCACCGCGTCGGCACCGCCACCGAGGTCGTGGCCGACGCGCAGCTGGTGTTCACCGCCACCGGCCACCCCGGTGTGCTGGGCGCGGCCGAGCTCGCGGCGTTGCGCGACGGCGCGGTGCTCGCCGGCGTCGGGCACTTCGCGTGGGAGATCGACCGGGCGGAGCTCGACGCGCGGACCGTCCGCACCGTCGAGTACGGCGCGCCTTCGCGACGCACGGGCCACGTCCTCGACGACGGCCGCGAGATCGTGCTGCTCGACCAGGGCCGGATGCTCAACCTCACGGCCGCCAACGGGAACTCCATCCAGGCCATGGACCTCGGCCTCACGCTGCAGGCCCGCAGCCTCGCCGCCGTCGCCGCGGGCGGGCTGGCCGACGAGGTGCAGCCCGTGCCCACGGACGTGGAGCACCGCATCGCAACCGACCTCGTGGCCGCATTGCGCTAGCTACTTCTCCAGGCCCGACGGCAGGAAACCGTGCTCGGACAGGTCGAACCAGTTGCCTTCCGGGTCGATCGCGCGGTACTCGGCGAACGGGCGGTCCCCGCCGCGCAGCACCGGTCGGGGCACGCCCGCTTCGGCGAGCTTCTCCGCGATCGGCGGGATTTCCGGGACCTGGAAACCGAAGTGGTTGAAGCCGGTGGCGACGTCGCCGTCGAGCTGCTGCTGGATCAGCGCCAGGTTGAGGTAGCCGTCGGTCACGAAGTGACTGCCGTCGGGGTCGGTGTGGAACAGCTCCATGCCGAACTGCTCGCAGTAGAACGCGGCCATGCGCTTCGCGTCCTGCACGACGAAGGCGAGGTGACGCAGGCGAGGGCGGGTCATGCGGTGGGTCCCTTCGGGATCATGTTGTGAAAGGCGGCGATCGTCGGTTCGCCGTCGTGGCGGACCACGGCTTGCGCGTGCGTCACGACGCCGGCGGGCCCGATCTCCGACGTCGCGTGGACGAGCGAAAGCTCTGGCGACAGCCGGCGGATCAACGTGACCTCGGCGGACAACGTGGTGCCGCGGTACGCCGTGGCGAACAGCTGCGCGTGGCCTGTCTCCACGGCTTCGCGACCGACGAGCGCTTCGCCGCGCACGTTGACGAAGTCGACGTCGGACGCGAAGACGGAAGCGAACTGCGTTGCGTCGCCGCGGGCCCAGCCGTCGGCCATGGTGCGCCAGAGCGCGCGAATCGACTCGTTCACGCCGTCACCATCCCTACGCGCAGCGGGAGCGATTCGCAGTCGCCGTTCCACGCGGCCAGCGAGTAGTAGAACTCGCCG
Protein-coding regions in this window:
- a CDS encoding adenosylhomocysteinase; translated protein: MPETHPATAWALKHMPLTAQAVAELTPVLAGKRLAMCLHVEPKTAALVTLLVRAGVDVRLTGSPGTTHDDVADALGELGVAVFTRRGDGEAEHVRNIERVLEVEPDLTLDNGGDLTVSLLGSGTPAGYLGGTEETTTGGIRLRETKARLGKPVVVINDSRLKLLVENEFGVGQSVVQGFLNATNLMVPGTRAAVLGYGPCGKGVADTLSRLGARVSVCDTDPMRALEAILNGHRVGTATEVVADAQLVFTATGHPGVLGAAELAALRDGAVLAGVGHFAWEIDRAELDARTVRTVEYGAPSRRTGHVLDDGREIVLLDQGRMLNLTAANGNSIQAMDLGLTLQARSLAAVAAGGLADEVQPVPTDVEHRIATDLVAALR
- a CDS encoding VOC family protein — its product is MTRPRLRHLAFVVQDAKRMAAFYCEQFGMELFHTDPDGSHFVTDGYLNLALIQQQLDGDVATGFNHFGFQVPEIPPIAEKLAEAGVPRPVLRGGDRPFAEYRAIDPEGNWFDLSEHGFLPSGLEK
- a CDS encoding SgcJ/EcaC family oxidoreductase; protein product: MNESIRALWRTMADGWARGDATQFASVFASDVDFVNVRGEALVGREAVETGHAQLFATAYRGTTLSAEVTLIRRLSPELSLVHATSEIGPAGVVTHAQAVVRHDGEPTIAAFHNMIPKGPTA